The window CATAGGAGATTGTGAAAGGTTTTCCAAGGCTTTCGACCCTTGGTTAGACGAAATTGATCTCTTTGACAAGAGTTATGAGTTAGTAGTTAGTTCTCCTGGACTCGATAGAAAATTGAGAGGCAAAAAAGATTACGAAAGATTCAAAGGAAAATTAGCAAAATTTATTTTAAAAGGTAAAGAAAAGAAACACCCTGTATTAATTGGGTATATTGAAGATGTATCGGAAGATCAGATTAAAATTACTGAAAAAGATTCTGGAAAATTATTCAACATTGATTTAATAGAAATAGATAAAGCCAATTTAGAAATTGAATTGTAAAATTTGAAAGATATAGGAGGTGTAGAACATTGAACTTAAATCTATTAGAAGCCATAGATGCCTTAGAAAGAGATAAAGGTATAAGTAGAGACTCGTTGGTCGATATTATAGCTAAATCTATTAAAAGTGCATACAAAAAAAATTATGGGGCAAAAAATGTTGAAATTGAAATTGATAAAAATCTAACAAAATTGAATGTTTATCAATTATGGAAAGTCGTTGAAAAAGTTGAAAACCCTAAAGAAGAAATTTCTTTGGAAGAAGCTAAAAAAATTAATCCAAAAATAGAAATAGGTGAAATGGTAAGAAAAAAGATTAATCTTAAAAAGGATTTTAGACGAGTTGCCGCTCAAACAGCCAAACAAGTCATACTTCAAAATTTGAAGGAACTAGAAAAGAAAAACTTGTTTGATAAATACGTAGCTTTAAAAAATAGAATTTCAACCGCCGAAATAATTAAAGTCAGTGATGAATATATTGACATTAGAATAGGAAAATTAGAGACCAAACTCCCTATGAAAGAAACAATTCCTGGAGAAACCTTTAAAAGCGGAGAACTTGTAAAAGTCTACATAAAAAACATTCAAAACACATCAAAAGGTCCAAAAATTATGGTTTCAAGAACAGCACCTGAACTCATTACAGAACTACTATCATCTATCGTACCCGAGATAGAAGAAGGTATCATAAAAATTGTAAAAATAGTCAGGGAACCAGGAATACGGACTAAAGTTGCTGTTGTTAGTTCCATGCCAGGAGTTGATCCTGTAGGTGCTTGTATCGGTGAAAAAGGCTCAAGAATTAGTGAGCTACTAAAAGAACTAAAAAATGAAAAAGTGGATATTATAGAATATTCAGAAGATCCTAAAATTTTTATAAAGCACGCTCTTGCCCCTGC of the Petrotoga mexicana DSM 14811 genome contains:
- the rimP gene encoding ribosome maturation factor RimP produces the protein MLTNKEIKQLIWEKADNVASKLGLEIFDILIKGSNKNKILEIVIDKADEYVSIGDCERFSKAFDPWLDEIDLFDKSYELVVSSPGLDRKLRGKKDYERFKGKLAKFILKGKEKKHPVLIGYIEDVSEDQIKITEKDSGKLFNIDLIEIDKANLEIEL
- the nusA gene encoding transcription termination factor NusA; its protein translation is MNLNLLEAIDALERDKGISRDSLVDIIAKSIKSAYKKNYGAKNVEIEIDKNLTKLNVYQLWKVVEKVENPKEEISLEEAKKINPKIEIGEMVRKKINLKKDFRRVAAQTAKQVILQNLKELEKKNLFDKYVALKNRISTAEIIKVSDEYIDIRIGKLETKLPMKETIPGETFKSGELVKVYIKNIQNTSKGPKIMVSRTAPELITELLSSIVPEIEEGIIKIVKIVREPGIRTKVAVVSSMPGVDPVGACIGEKGSRISELLKELKNEKVDIIEYSEDPKIFIKHALAPAEVKNIILNEDERTAFVYVPENQLSLAVGKGGQTARLAAKITGWKIDIHSLK